The following are encoded together in the Thermostichus vulcanus str. 'Rupite' genome:
- a CDS encoding imelysin family protein: protein MSEFVKTIDPALDAEIQLQFQQAAAALAEIPAPIEKSLCDPQARAKITTAQDQILRAHDTFAQRILPLFQQ, encoded by the coding sequence CTGAGCGAGTTTGTCAAAACTATCGATCCTGCCTTAGATGCCGAAATTCAGTTGCAGTTTCAGCAGGCAGCGGCAGCCCTAGCTGAGATTCCTGCCCCAATAGAAAAAAGCCTTTGTGATCCCCAGGCTCGCGCCAAAATCACTACTGCTCAAGACCAGATTTTGCGTGCCCATGATACTTTTGCCCAACGGATTCTTCCACTTTTTCAGCAATAA
- a CDS encoding SAM-dependent methyltransferase, with amino-acid sequence MTDKLDMNKAPGHQVLAAAGKKALRPGGFGATEKLLEWADFHADQTVLEFASSFGYSAISLAKRYGVHVVGVEQNPDSVARAEANIAKSGLAKQVEIFQGDILHLEQIAQISEQQFDYVLAEAILTMQSDAAKATLLKGIYNRLKPGGQLLIHELRVEGEQIDEIRRDLSATIRVNACPLSTNGWSHLVQETGLIIENLDTGPMMLLNPYRILKEEGILALLTMAWRMLTRPALRRRILSMRATFVRHSSNLGYIVLAARKPM; translated from the coding sequence ATGACCGATAAACTGGACATGAATAAGGCTCCTGGGCATCAAGTGTTGGCAGCTGCCGGTAAGAAAGCTCTGCGTCCAGGAGGCTTTGGCGCTACTGAAAAGCTGCTTGAGTGGGCAGATTTTCATGCCGATCAAACTGTACTAGAATTTGCGTCTAGCTTTGGCTACAGCGCGATTTCATTGGCTAAGCGTTACGGTGTTCATGTGGTTGGAGTAGAGCAAAATCCTGATAGTGTTGCTCGTGCTGAAGCAAATATTGCCAAAAGCGGTTTGGCTAAGCAAGTTGAGATCTTCCAGGGAGATATCCTTCACCTAGAACAGATAGCGCAGATCTCGGAACAACAATTTGATTATGTTTTAGCGGAAGCTATTCTAACCATGCAGTCTGATGCAGCAAAGGCTACGCTTCTAAAAGGGATCTACAATCGTCTCAAGCCTGGCGGTCAGTTACTTATCCACGAACTACGAGTTGAAGGTGAACAAATCGATGAAATCCGTCGTGATTTATCAGCCACGATTCGTGTCAACGCTTGCCCATTATCTACGAACGGATGGTCGCACCTTGTCCAAGAGACCGGTCTCATCATCGAAAATCTTGATACCGGCCCTATGATGTTGCTCAATCCCTATCGCATCCTTAAAGAAGAAGGTATCTTGGCACTTCTCACTATGGCTTGGCGTATGCTCACTAGACCTGCTCTTCGGCGACGTATTCTTTCGATGCGAGCAACCTTCGTTCGTCACAGCAGCAACCTTGGTTATATTGTGTTAGCAGCACGGAAACCTATGTAG
- a CDS encoding DUF3386 domain-containing protein: MVATALSAQDLFREAFESRYTWDEYFPGYQAQVTYCPSGCDQGPSFQGQVSIDQQMKISVTGIEDDSARQSVREQMWEIMVHRVRHSFDQEHGNHTFSYGDPQEDGKVEVLVQGLSATDRYWVKDRHIQMVHRHFHDRVITILVQKFYDAGEGYLPIHYTAEYQDLNSGAKLGSMLVYEDQYRRFGNYWIPIKRKIWREDSEGTRSEPEVFQFSEIRLISEQGE, translated from the coding sequence ATGGTAGCTACAGCATTATCGGCTCAAGACCTCTTCAGGGAAGCTTTTGAAAGTCGCTACACCTGGGATGAGTACTTTCCCGGCTACCAAGCACAGGTCACCTATTGCCCCTCAGGCTGTGATCAGGGGCCCTCGTTTCAGGGTCAAGTCAGTATTGATCAGCAAATGAAAATCAGTGTGACGGGCATTGAGGATGACTCAGCTCGACAGTCGGTGCGAGAGCAGATGTGGGAAATTATGGTTCACCGAGTTCGCCATTCTTTTGATCAAGAGCATGGAAACCACACCTTTAGTTACGGGGATCCCCAAGAAGATGGCAAGGTTGAAGTCCTGGTTCAGGGTTTATCGGCAACAGATCGCTACTGGGTGAAGGATAGACACATTCAGATGGTTCATCGCCACTTCCATGACCGAGTCATTACTATCCTGGTGCAGAAGTTTTACGATGCCGGCGAAGGCTATCTTCCGATTCACTATACTGCTGAGTACCAGGATCTAAACTCAGGAGCTAAGCTTGGTTCCATGCTAGTCTACGAAGATCAATATCGGCGATTTGGGAATTATTGGATTCCTATTAAGCGGAAGATATGGCGAGAGGATTCAGAAGGTACTCGATCCGAGCCAGAAGTTTTTCAGTTTTCTGAGATTAGGTTGATATCTGAGCAGGGTGAGTAA